A genome region from Salvelinus alpinus chromosome 26, SLU_Salpinus.1, whole genome shotgun sequence includes the following:
- the LOC139554549 gene encoding elongation factor 1-alpha, oocyte form-like → MGKEKIHINIVVIGHVDSGKSTTTGHLIYKCGGIDKRTIEKFEKEAAEMGKGSFKYAWVLDKLKAERERGITIDISLWKFETGRYYVTIIDAPGHRDFIKNMITGTSQADCAVLVVAGGVGEFEAGISKNGQTREHALLAFTLGVKQLIVGVNKMDSTEPPYSQKRFEEIQKEVSTYIKKIGYNPATVAFVPISGWHGDNMLEASPNMAWFKGWKVERKDGNSNGVTLLEALDSISPPSRPTDKPLRLPLQDVYKIGGIGTVPVGRVETGTLKAGMIVTFAPANVTTEVKSVEMHHETLESAMPGDNVGFNVKNVSVKDIRRGNVAGDSKNDPPMEAGTFTAQVIILNHPGQISQGYAPVLDCHTAHIACKFSELKEKIDRRSGKKLEDAPKFLKSGDAAIVDMIPGKPMCVESFQEYPPLGRFAVRDMRQTVAVGVIKAVDKKAASSGKVTKSAVKAGKK, encoded by the exons ATGGGAAAGGAAAAGATCCACATCAACATCGTGGTCATTGGCCATGTCGACTCCGGCAAGTCCACCACCACTGGCCATCTGATCTACAAATGCGGGGGTATTGACAAGAGAACCATTGAGAAGTTCGAGAAGGAGGCTGCTGAG ATGGGTAAGGGCTCTTTCAAGTATGCCTGGGTGCTGGACAAGCTGAAGGCTGAGCGTGAGCGTGGTATCACAATTGACATTTCCCTGTGGAAGTTCGAGACTGGCAGGTACTACGTCACAATCATTGATGCCCCCGGACACAGAGACTTCATCAAGAACATGATCACTGGTACATCTCAG gctgATTGTGCTGTGCTGGTCGTTGCTGGTGGTGTTGGTGAGTTTGAGGCCGGTATCTCAAAGAACGGGCAGACTCGTGAGCACGCTCTCCTTGCTTTCACTCTGGGAGTGAAGCAGCTCATCGTTGGAGTCAACAAGATGGACTCCACAGAGCCCCCCTACAGCCAGAAGCGTTTTGAGGAAATCCAGAAGGAGGTCAGCACTTACATCAAGAAGATCGGCTATAACCCTGCCACAGTCGCCTTTGTGCCCATCTCTGGATGGCATGGGGACAACATGCTGGAGGCTAGCCCTAAC ATGGCCTGGTTCAAGGGATGGAAGGTCGAGCGTAAGGATGGTAACTCCAATGGGGTGACTCTGCTGGAGGCCCTGGACAGCATCAGTCCCCCATCCCGGCCCACAGACAAGCCCCTTCGTCTGCCCCTCCAGGACGTTTACAAAATCGGTG GTATTGGAACTGTACCTGTGGGCCGTGTGGAGACGGGCACCCTCAAGGCCGGTATGATCGTCACCTTCGCCCCCGCTAACGTCACCACTGAAGTCAAGTCTGTGGAGATGCACCACGAGACCCTGGAATCGGCTATGCCCGGTGACAACGTCGGCTTCAACGTCAAGAACGTGTCCGTCAAGGATATCCGCCGTGGCAACGTAGCTGGAGACAGCAAGAACGACCCTCCAATGGAGGCTGGCACTTTCACTGCTCAA GTAATCATCCTGAACCACCCTGGCCAGATCTCCCAGGGCTATGCCCCTGTGCTGGATTGCCATACTGCTCACATCGCCTGCAAGTTCAGTGAGCTCAAGGAGAAGATCGACCGTCGGTCTGGCAAGAAGCTTGAAGATGCCCCCAAGTTCCTGAAGTCTGGGGACGCTGCTATCGTTGACATGATCCCCGGCAAGCCCATGTGTGTGGAGAGTTTCCAGGAATACCCCCCTCTTG GTCGTTTTGCTGTGCGTGACATGAGGCAGACAGTCGCTGTCGGTGTCATCAAGGCTGTTGACAAGAAGGCCGCCTCAAGCGGAAAGGTCACAAAGTCTGCCGTTAAGGCCGGTAAAAAGTGA
- the LOC139554548 gene encoding elongation factor 1-alpha translates to MGKEKIHINIVVIGHVDSGKSTTTGHLIYKCGGIDKRTIEKFEKEAAEMGKGSFKYAWVLDKLKAERERGITIDISLWKFETAKYYVTIIDAPGHRDFIKNMITGTSQADCAVLVVAGGVGEFEAGISKNGQTREHALLAYTLGVKQLIVGVNKMDSTEPPYSQKRFEEIQKEVSTYIKKIGYNPATVAFVPISGWHGDNMLEASPNMGWFKGWKVERKEGGANGVTLLEALDSILPPSRPTNKPLRLPLQDVYKIGGIGTVPVGRVETGTLKAGMIVTFAPANVTTEVKSVEMHHETLEAALPGDNVGFNVKNVSVKDIRRGNVAGDSKNDPPMEAGNFTAQVIILNHPGTISQGYAPVLDCHTAHIACKFSELKEKIDRRSGKKLEDNPKALKSGDAAIIVMVPGKPMCVESFAAYPPLGRFAVRDMRQTVAVGVIKAVDKKAASTGKVTKSAVKAAKAK, encoded by the exons ATGGGAAAGGAAAAGATCCACATCAACATCGTGGTCATTGGCCATGTCGACTCCGGCAAGTCCACCACCACCGGCCATCTGATCTACAAATGCGGGGGTATTGACAAGAGAACCATTGAGAAGTTCGAGAAGGAGGCTGCTGAG ATGGGCAAAGGCTCTTTCAAGTATGCCTGGGTGCTGGACAAGCTGAAGGCTGAGCGTGAGCGTGGTATCACCATCGACATTTCCCTGTGGAAGTTTGAGACCGCCAAGTACTACGTCACAATCATTGATGCCCCCGGACACAGAGACTTCATCAAGAACATGATCACTGGTACCTCTCAG GCTGATTGCGCTGTGCTGGTCGTTGCTGGTGGTGTTGGTGAGTTTGAGGCCGGTATCTCAAAGAACGGGCAGACTCGTGAGCACGCTCTCCTGGCCTACACTCTGGGAGTGAAGCAGCTCATCGTTGGAGTCAACAAGATGGACTCCACAGAGCCCCCCTACAGCCAGAAGCGTTTTGAGGAAATCCAGAAGGAGGTCAGCACCTACATCAAGAAGATCGGCTATAACCCTGCCACGGTCGCCTTTGTGCCCATCTCTGGATGGCATGGGGACAACATGCTGGAGGCTAGCCCTAAC ATGGGCTGGTTCAAGGGATGGAAGGTTGAGCGTAAGGAGGGTGGCGCTAATGGTGTGACCCTCCTGGAGGCTCTGGACTCCATCCTGCCCCCCTCCCGCCCCACCAACAAGCCTCTCCGTCTGCCCCTGCAGGACGTCTACAAAATTGGAG GTATTGGAACAGTGCCCGTGGGCCGTGTGGAGACTGGAACCCTGAAGGCTGGTATGATCGTTACCTTCGCCCCCGCTAACGTCACCACTGAAGTCAAGTCTGTGGAGATGCACCACGAGACCCTGGAAGCGGCTCTCCCCGGTGACAACGTCGGCTTCAACGTCAAGAACGTGTCCGTCAAGGATATCCGTCGTGGCAACGTGGCTGGAGACAGCAAGAACGACCCTCCAATGGAGGCCGGCAACTTCACCGCTCAG GTCATCATCCTGAACCACCCGGGCACCATCTCCCAGGGCTATGCCCCCGTGCTGGATTGCCATACCGCTCACATTGCCTGCAAGTTCAGCGAGCTCAAAGAGAAGATCGACCGTCGTTCCGGCAAGAAGCTTGAGGACAACCCCAAGGCCCTGAAGTCTGGAGACGCCGCCATCATCGTCATGGTGCCAGGAAAGCCCATGTGTGTGGAGAGCTTCGCTGCCTACCCTCCCCTCG GTCGTTTTGCCGTACGTGACATGAGGCAGACCGTGGCTGTTGGTGTCATCAAGGCCGTCGACAAGAAGGCTGCCAGCACTGGCAAGGTGACCAAGTCCGCCGTTAAGGCTGCCAAAGCTAAATGA
- the LOC139554546 gene encoding cyclic GMP-AMP synthase-like produces MNRTTPQRRSSSRRQTSVPSTPSIEPQTIPQSWALARTSSTPVDLQPSLGREAEEGGYLDRQDGDGGRPIEDSQTGASLGQETDGNSSTPATHNSPLPRQRPHLTAQNPTPGYELAPITPELARWIRLRSQDLKLCQSDRQWAVDLVNHLRDSLLVFLKNSDEQPYFQSASVLNSGSYYEMVKIHNPNEFDMMLKLQSPSRLKMTELDQYHGLFYEVALSRPTRSHIRSFLLEDGLTISASKIISEMHRLVRKFISTYKAVPGNSCRWVVNKKRPNSPAVTLSLLEVDNGKEELLSVDVVPALEVPSSQGWPLAARAGPDVNNWLGKKTRRSLTHQTCFFVPKKPPGRNLSEAAKESWRISFSHIEKELIKTHGNKRTCCESSATKCCRKQCFKLLKCLIEGLKKRYPQELDALCSYHGKTVFLHTLSIRAQDSLWTPHHLPACFMHLLGALEGHARSGLLPHFFVPTSNLFAAPTFPRKALVFLTEALEEQRRQGLPLLMPPAPAPPLAVHSPSNSQPQPSIVVQQTHVIQSPIIQPPQVIETKFFVKMFNIFALVVSLVCVVCYLCPSVVGR; encoded by the exons ATGAACAGAACCACACCTCAGAGGAGAtcatcctccaggagacagaCCTCAGTTCCATCCACACCCTCTATAGAGCCCCAGACAATTCCTCAGTCATGGGCCCTCGCCAGGACATCGTCCACCCCCGTCGACCTCCAACCTAGCCTgggcagagaggcagaggagggtgGGTATCTGGACAGACAAGATGGAGATGGAGGCCGCCCCATAGAGGACTCTCAGACTGGGGCATCGTTGGGTCAGGAGACTGATGGAAACTCCAGTACCCCAGCCACACACAACTCACCCCTCCCTAGGCAGAGACCACACCTGACAG CCCAGAACCCCACACCAGGGTACGAGCTGGCCCCTATCACCCCAGAGCTGGCCCGCTGGATCAGGCTTCGGTCACAGGACCTCaagctctgccagagtgaccgCCAGTGGGCCGTGGACTTGGTCAACCATCTCCGGGACAGCCTGCTGGTCTTCCTCAAGAACAGTGACGAGCAGCCCTACTTCCAGTCAGCCTCTGTGCTCAACAGTGGTTCATACTACGAGATGGTTAAG ATACACAACCCAAATGAGTTTGACATGATGCTGAAGCTCCAGTCTCCTTCCCGCCTCAAAATGACTGAGCTGGACCAATACCACGGCCTGTTCTACGAAGTCGCCCTATCCCGACCGACGCGTTCCCACATACGGTCTTTCCTATTGGAAGATGGGCTCACCATCTCAGCCAGCAAGATCATAAGTGAAATGCACCGTCTGGTCCGAAAGTTTATCAGCACCTACAAAG CAGTGCCTGGAAATAGCTGCCGTTGGGTTGTGAATAAGAAGCGTCCAAACTCCCCAGCGGTGACCCTTTCCCTGTTGGAGGTGGATAATGGGAAAGAGGAACTACTTTCTGTGGATGTGGTGCCCGCCTTGGAAGTGCCCTCCTCACAGGGCTGGCCTCTGGCTGCCCGCGCCGGCCCAGATGTGAACAACTGGCTGGGGAAGAAGACCCGGCGCTCTCTCACCCACCAAACTTGCTTCTTTGTGCCCAAGAAACCACCAGGGCGTAACCTCAGTGAGGCAGCTAAAG AGAGTTGGAGGATTTCCTTTTCTCACATAGAAAAGGAACTAATCAAGACTCATGGGAACAAGAGGACCTGCTGTGAGAGCTCTGCCACCAAGTGCTGCCG taAGCAGTGCTTTAAGCTCCTCAAGTGTCTGATCGAGGGACTGAAGAAACGCTACCCTCAGGAGCTGGATGCTCTGTGCTCCTACCACGGGAAGACAGTCTTCCTACACACCCTTTCCATCAGGGCCCAGGACTCCCTGTGGACACCCCATCATCTGCCTGCCTGCTTCATGCACCTCCTAGGGGCCCTGGAGGGCCACGCGAGGAGCGGCCTGCTACCCCACTTCTTTGTCCCCACCTCCAACCTCTTCGCCGCACCGACCTTCCCACGCAAAGCTCTGGTGTTTCTGACTGAGGCtctggaggagcagaggagacagGGGCTTCCCCTTTTAATGCCCCCGGCTCCAGCCCCACCACTGGCAGTACACTCCCCCAGTAACTCCCAGCCCCAGCCATCCATTGTTGTACAGCAGACTCATGTTATCCAGTCTCCTATTATCCAGCCACCCCAAGTTATTGAGACAAAATTCTTCGTGAAAATGTTCAACATTTTTGCTTTGGTTGTGTCTttggtctgtgttgtttgttacCTCTGCCCATCTGTGGTAGGAAGGTAG
- the LOC139554551 gene encoding large ribosomal subunit protein uL5 isoform X2 produces MAEQGEKKENPMRELRIRKLCMNICVGESGDRLTRAAKVLEQLTGQTPVFSKARYTVRSFGIRRNEKIAVHCTVRGAKAEEILEKGLKVREYELRKNNFSDTGNFGFGIQEHIDLGIKYDPSIGIYGLDFYVVLGRPGFSIADKKQKTGRIGFRHRIRKEEAMRWFQQKYDGIILPGK; encoded by the exons ATGGCG GAACAGGGCGAGAAAAAGGAGAACCCCATGCGTGAGCTTCGCATCCGCAAGCTCTGTATGAACATCTGTGTTGGGGAGAGTGGTGACAGACTGACCCGTGCTGCTAAGGTGCTTGAGCAGCTGACAGGCCAGACGCCTGTCTTCTCCAAGG CCCGCTACACTGTGCGATCCTTCGGCATCCGCAGAAATGAAAAGATTGCTGTCCACTGCACTGTACGTGGAGCTAAGGCTGAGGAGATCCTGGAGAAGGGACTCAAG GTGCGTGAGTACGAGTTGAGGAAGAACAACTTCTCCGACACGGGGAACTTCGGCTTTGGCATCCAGGAACACATTGATCTCGGAATCAAGTACGACCCCAGCATCGGTATCTATGGACTGGACTTCTACGTC GTCCTGGGCAGACCTGGCTTCAGCATCGCTGACAAGAAGCAGAAAACCGGTCGCATCGGTTTCAGGCACCGCATCCGCAAAGAGGAGGCCATGCGCTGGTTCCAGCAGAAG TATGATGGGATCATCCTCCCCGGGAAGTAA
- the LOC139554551 gene encoding large ribosomal subunit protein uL5 isoform X1, translated as MAVSTAFTHKMEQGEKKENPMRELRIRKLCMNICVGESGDRLTRAAKVLEQLTGQTPVFSKARYTVRSFGIRRNEKIAVHCTVRGAKAEEILEKGLKVREYELRKNNFSDTGNFGFGIQEHIDLGIKYDPSIGIYGLDFYVVLGRPGFSIADKKQKTGRIGFRHRIRKEEAMRWFQQKYDGIILPGK; from the exons ATGGCGGTAAGTACAGCGTTTACACATAAAATG GAACAGGGCGAGAAAAAGGAGAACCCCATGCGTGAGCTTCGCATCCGCAAGCTCTGTATGAACATCTGTGTTGGGGAGAGTGGTGACAGACTGACCCGTGCTGCTAAGGTGCTTGAGCAGCTGACAGGCCAGACGCCTGTCTTCTCCAAGG CCCGCTACACTGTGCGATCCTTCGGCATCCGCAGAAATGAAAAGATTGCTGTCCACTGCACTGTACGTGGAGCTAAGGCTGAGGAGATCCTGGAGAAGGGACTCAAG GTGCGTGAGTACGAGTTGAGGAAGAACAACTTCTCCGACACGGGGAACTTCGGCTTTGGCATCCAGGAACACATTGATCTCGGAATCAAGTACGACCCCAGCATCGGTATCTATGGACTGGACTTCTACGTC GTCCTGGGCAGACCTGGCTTCAGCATCGCTGACAAGAAGCAGAAAACCGGTCGCATCGGTTTCAGGCACCGCATCCGCAAAGAGGAGGCCATGCGCTGGTTCCAGCAGAAG TATGATGGGATCATCCTCCCCGGGAAGTAA